One Cydia amplana chromosome 18, ilCydAmpl1.1, whole genome shotgun sequence DNA segment encodes these proteins:
- the LOC134656272 gene encoding survival motor neuron protein — MSANKILFERSVRNASQSEQYDGVESNDWDDTSLNSAYDTAMKIAKAEVAKRVAMSTNTQPENSDDQKKSKKAPKAKQPVASSSKTKKEWKAGMACRAVYDDDGLEYEAFVLRVVDDQHCVVKFLGYENCEMVPIDSLTPSLGKNERQKQIEQAALEKEDYPNFEWRDTESDRTMGKTQKEQGTDQPNLEWRECASDRAMSPGSTDYSYARKEKSPKKKKNQKANFEFPDMPFSMPSIPSMQMRNMMANLGSLDMPLPPPPISIPTERPDPEEQAVSSMLMSWYMSGYYTGLYQGMKRAKQSRKRV, encoded by the exons ATGTCTGCAAACAAAATTTTGTTTGAGAGAAGTGTACGTAATGCT TCTCAATCTGAGCAGTATGATGGGGTCGAAAGTAACGACTGGGACGACACCTCGCTGAACTCCGCGTACGACACGGCGATGAAAATAGCTAAAGCTGAGGTCGCGAAACGAGTGGCTATGTCTACAAACACACAACCAGAGAACAGCGATg accaaaaaaaatccaaaaaggCGCCAAAAGCTAAACAACCCGTGGCCAGCTCATCAAAGACGAAGAAAGAATGGAAAGCAGGCATGGCATGCAGAGCGGTTTATGACGATGATGGGCTGGAGTATGAGGCGTTTGTGCTCCGAGTAGTTGATGATCAGCATTGCGTAGTTAAATTCTTAG GATACGAAAATTGCGAAATGGTGCCAATAGACAGCCTAACACCCAGCCTTGGCAAGAATGAGCGTCAAAAGCAAATAGAACAAGCTGCGCTTGAGAAGGAAGACTATCCCAATTTCGAATGGAGAGACACTGAGAGTGATAGAACTATGGGTAAGACGCAAAAAGAACAGGGGACGGATCAGCCAAACTTGGAATGGAGGGAATGTGCGAGTGATAGAGCGATGAGCCCTGGAAGTACAG ATTATTCATACGCAAGAAAAGAGAAGTCGCCCAAAAAAAAGAAGAATCAGAAAGCGAATTTCGAGTTTCCTGATATGCCGTTCTCAATGCCCAGTATTCCCAGTATGCAGATGAGAAACATGATGGCAAAC CTCGGTTCCCTGGACATGCCGTTACCCCCACCGCCCATCTCGATCCCAACGGAGCGCCCTGACCCTGAAGAACAAGCGGTATCTTCTATGCTGATGAGCTGGTACATGAGCGGGTATTACACCGGACTGTACCAGGGCATGAAACG AGCAAAGCAAAGCCGCAAGCGGGTATGA